AATGTTTTGGAGAGTTCCAATCCGCCGAAGCATTTTCGAAGATTGGcgattcttcaaatattgaagtcTTCCACATATGGTTAGctaattcaaatttctcGACACGCTACACCTcttatatttcatttcattttatttcaatcGCTTTTCTCTACCTCAGTAGCCACTGACTCCCCTTTCAAAATAGAAACCAACTCTTCCCTTCGAATCATGTCACCAATCTCTATGGACCGGTCCTGGCTCCAATATCATCGCCCGCCACACCCGCAGTCCTGTGTACTTTGGGCGAACTATCTCGCGCGTCGCTAGTCGCCTAGGTCCTTGTATATTTCTAGAAGCAGGTTTCGGCAGCCCCATCATCAACATGACTCGTAATGCTCTTTCTCAAGCCCATCCTCTGGCAGAACATAGCTATGTGGCCATTAATGGAAAAGATCTCGTGAGATCTCTCGCGGATGCGACAGTCACATTGTGGAAAAATGGGCAGCCACATGTTCAATTCTGGCCATTTCATCGAAGCCAGCGAATGAGCTATGAATCTATCGCAATACCACCATATCAATTTGAGAAGGACAGACACTGGTTAGATTATATTGATCCATCAGCGGACAAGAAGAGCAAGCCAGATGAGCATTCAACAAACTTGACTGGGGAATGTCCACATTgtttgaagaatatcaacGATTTCCCTTACATAGTGCAGGATAAGTCACAAATTCAGCCTGTGGATAGATTCGTTTTTAAGGTTGATACGCGTAGTAAGCGCTACCAGGAACTTGTTGGGGGTCATTCTGTGACTGGGTCTTCAATATGTCCGGCATCAATGTATTTGGAGCTATCTTCACACGCGGTCGTCTTGGTTTACCGTCCGCAGGTAATGGCTGCTAACTCAGAGATTACCATTGATTCTTTGGAGATTAGGGCAGCGTTAGGATTGGACACGCAGCGTCTGGTCAAGGTGATCCTAACGAAGAAGGCAGAGAAGTCATGGAATTTTGAACTTTCCTCCACTAAAAATAATGAGAAGCCAATTTCGCATGCCACAGGTAATATTTCTCTGCACGAAAGGAACGGTCGTATCATCGATGAACAGGCTGAGAAAAATATGTGGAGACACATCACAAGTCTATTAGACGAAGACACCGACGATATAGAAGCCGTACGAGGTGCAATGGTGTACAAGATATTTGGGAAGATGGTAAAGTATTCATCAATATATCGGGGATTACGTCATTTGGCTGGCCGAGATTCTGAAGGCGCAGGTGAAGTTAGTATGCCGAAGGAAGATCTAGACACGATGGCCAGGACGCCGAATGATACTATATCTGATCCTTTGATATTGGACAATTTCATCCAAGTGCCGGGGGCGTTCATGAACTCTATATgcgaagatgaggatgaagttgATAGTGGCGCTTCATTTGTCTGTACGGGCATTGAAACTGTAAGGCCTTTGAATTCAATCCAAGGTGAAGGGAAATACAGAGTGTACACAAAAATTGTCAGGGATAACAATAAAGAGACGGTATTAGATCTGTTCGCGTTCGATAAACAGAGCCGGAAGATTGTGTTTTCTGCCCAAGGAATCAAGTTTTCGAGATTACCACGCAATAAGCTTGCTAAGATGTTGGCGCGAGCTAATCCGGGGATTAATTCCAAGGAGGAATCACCTGGTTTCTCAAAAGCTGCTGCCTCAACACCGGCTCCCAAAAGCTCATCTCAAACAATCATTAACGGCCCTACAAAGAAGTACAAAAAAGACCGTACAGATGTGGTCGATATTCTGAGTGGTGTTCAAAAAATCCTCAGCATTTCACTAGAAGTTCCAGTTCGGATGGTTACGAAACAGGCCACGCTAGATGAGCTTGGTGCCGACTCACTGGTCAGCTCGGAAATCCAGGCTAAAATCTCagaaaaattcaagattgatatttcaaCTAGAGACTTTGAACAACTAATTGATATCGCTTCTTTGTGTGATCTGATCTCTTCACGCATTAGTGGTGAAGTTTCTGATACCAGCAGTAACAACTTTGAAAACCAAAATCCAGTCTCCATTATTGAGAAAGCAGATAATACAAATTCAGATTGGCAGAAGACTGTTTTCGAAATCCTGAGCCAATCTCTCGACGTATCTGTCGCAGAAATTGAGATGGATTCAATTCTTGACGACTTAGGTGCTGACTCTCTTGTTGCAACAGAGATTGTCAGCAATTTGAATGAAGCATTTAGTCTGGATATACAAACAGCAGAGTTTGCTTCAATAGTCGACGTGGCATCTATCTTCAGTTTGATTCCTGGTGCATCGGATGTTGATTCAATCCAGACTCCAATGAATACTCCGCCAAAGTCTTCTCGAGCAAGTCCTACTCCAGATAGTGGTAGTTCAGCGGCTCCATACACGGGAATAGACTTGATTGAAAACAACGAGGGAACAACTTCGACCAATTATAACGCTGCTTCGGTACATGCAGCTTTCAAGGAGATTCGACACGGCTTTGATATTCATGCTAAAACCACCAATTATTTAGGCTACTGGGATAAGGTATACCCGGAGCAGCTGAAAACAGTCGCAGCCTTCATCATCGAAGCTTTTGAGAAACTCGGCTGTCCCATCAGACATTTTCGCCATGGAGAAAAACTTCCCGCTGTAGCACTCACACTTAATAAGTACAAAAGAGATATCCTCCGGCTCTGGGAAATCTTGGAAGAAGCGGGCGTCGTCGAGAAAATAGGAGACGAATTTGCATGTGGCCCCGCTGCCAAAGACTACGACAATAAAGCCATGTCTGCCGAATATTTGAgtaaaaagattattgctGAATTTTCTCATTACTTGccaatcaacaatatcataaGTCTTATTGGCCCTCAGTTGGCAGATTCTCTCACCGGGAAAGTTAATCCCATCTCTATCCTATACGGTGACGACAAAGGCCGTAGTCTCCTTGACGACTTCTATTTTACCACGCCAGATGTACAAGCTGCTTCGAGATTACTTTCTGATTTTATCTCCGCAATCATTCGCGCTCGAATTTCTGAGAATGAGCCCTTACATATTCTTGAAGTGGGTGCTGGTACGGGGGGTACTACTAAGCACCTTATACCCTTTTTACAAGCTACTGGTCTCCCTTTCACATACACTTTTACGGACCTCTCGAGATCTTTAGTTGCACGCGCTATGAATACAACCTTTAAGGACATTAAAAACATGAAGTTTATCAAACTCAACATCGAGGAAACTCCTCCAGAGGAGCTGCTGGGACTCTATCATATTGTAGTGTCAACCAATTGTGTGCACGCGACACGCAACCTAAGTTATAGTCTAAGCAATATCCACAAGCTATTACGTCCTAATATTGGTTGTGTGGTGCTACTTGAAGGAACTCAGAAGTTAGCTTGGCTGGATATAGTATTCGGCTTACTAGATGGATGGTGGCTATTCAATGATGGCCGTCAGTACGCGATGCAGAGTGTTTGGGCCTGGGAACGAGATATGCAAGCTGCTGGATTCGCCCATGTTGATTGGTCCGATGGAACGACTCGCGAATCCCGAAGCTTTCGAGCCATCTGCGGTATGCTTGCCGATACAGAGGACCCTTGTCCTGCGAAAACGACCTCCATACTTCTGCACCGTGCCATTTCGACTTCAGAAAACCGAAACTTGTTCCTTGTACCTGGCGGATTCGGTTTTGGTGCCGTATTTAGAGGCCTCTCGCCCTCATTGGCTGTTGTTAAGAATGTATCTGTCTATGCGCTTGATAGTCCCTTCACAATAATTAAACCCGATCCGAAACAGCCACCTAAAATTGAGGAACTGGCTGCCATTTATGTAgcagaaatcaaaagaaagcagCCCGAAGGCCCGTACCTGATCGGCGGATACTCTATGGGTGGCGTGGTAGCCTATGAGATTGTACGACAGCTTCTCGAAGACGACAATGAGGTTGAGAAGTTATTCATGATTGACACTGCGTGTCCCACCTTCTCGGCCTCGCTTCCGAAAGCCCTGGTGGACTTTTTagattcaataattgaagtCCGCGCGACTAACCCGGCCGAAATTAAAGACAAAAGAATAGGAAAAAATGAACATTCTACGCTAGGAAATCAACAACTGATAAGGTACAAAGTGAGTAAGTTGCCGGGCAAAAAGATTCCATCCGCTGTTCTATTCCTGGCGAGAGAGGGATTGGATAAGCAGAAGAAGATACCTAGACCAGAAGTTTCGCCCGAAGAGCAGAGAACAGTGGATTGGTTCTTGAATGATAGACTTGGTGATGAATCTCTTGGGTGGGAAGAGCTCTTGGAAGACGTGACGGTGATTCCCGCCGAGGGTAATCACTTCTCAATGATGAAACGTGCTTTGGTAAGACAATCTATTCATCAGTGTTTTAGTGAGATCTGCTATTAACTATCTGATAGATTAGTGATTGGGGCGTGAAGCTTGCTGAGATATTGAGTGCTATCTAGTAGTGACTTTCATCAAACAATCGATTCTGCTTCGCAGGGGGGGGGGGCAAAGAACAtcatgaaattgaagatatatcgAGACGAGGAAAAACCTAAAACTTCGCCTTTATCTTCTCGTATTTGTAGTGCGAGATCTCAGTTATGTcttgaatattattgaaaaatcacAACTCTGAGTAATTCTCTAATCAATTTTTGTTCTCAAATTGTATACTTCtgattaatatttatagaataatatCGATTCTATATTCTCATACGTCTTCATCCTATTATATACTAGACCTGAGAACTAGATCaatagatataaattattttcgtctattctttcttttcaaattcatttcatttctggAAATATATTCCTCTTGAATttctaaattcaaaaaaattaaaagatttaaaacttttaaaaCATTAGTTTAATTAGAATATTCCCCCGCCGTTCCTTTTATATTACTTTCCGGTATCCTCCAATGCCAAGACTTGTAGCAAAATGTGTAAGTTTACTCAAGGATTGGCGAGAGCCTTCGAAGGCTGGTGATCCTGGTTCTTCAGTTTGGGAGATGTAGGCGACCTTTGCACCTCTGACTGGCATTTCTGCATCGTCGCTACAAAGTTTCACCGTAACCAGCTCTGCTTTTCTTCCCGCGATCTTCACTCCCTCCGGGCCCCTAACCTCccctttttcctctctctccctaccatccatccccaaaaccctcatctccaagtctttcttcattatcatcCGCTGCTACCTCGTCCGATTCTCCACCTGTCTCTGAAAACGAATTGCTAGTACTAGACTGCGCAACGGGTACCCGCGGGGTGAATAATGATCTCCACGGGCAACCCGCGGATTATCTGTGGCGGGGCGGATAGTTCGAAAGTTGGGATAGATTACCTGTAAAATGAACTGAGAATAGTTTCAAATCTAAAGCCTCAACAGATAATCTACAGGGTCGGTAGAACCTCTGATAGATAACCTATAGAGCGGATTATCTGCAGATAAACTATAAGTATAGATAATTTGTGCGTGGTCTAATTGCTTCATACTTCACAAGTTCTTAGAAAAGAACTATCACAGTGATTCATTGTTATACTCTCTCTATAATGATATTCAAGGTCTTAAGAGTTACAATAAGAATAAACTTAATCGCTATAATAAATTCACTGAAAcgaatcttttatattagGCTTATTTTTCTAGTATCACCAGCGAAATAAAAGTGTATGAAGATTGCGGCAATgctaaaaaaaatatcttaTAGAATGTCAGCTAACTATCATATATGtaccaaatcaaacaattgtATAGACAGCTTTGTGATGTTCGGATATCTCAGAATATCTAATAGTTCAGACTGCAGTCCAAGATCATAgggttttgaatatttaaaagcaattagaaatctgaaaatggtttaatattctaataaaatttaGCATCTTGATTCATTTGGATATTCCAATTGATTGGAATGTTCTAATTGGTTCGGCGATTGATGATCTTTATTGTTGAACTGCAATCCGAACTCTTGGACACACTGCTCCATCTATTTCCCCAACAAGATTGTCAATGTTTATCCTTCCAATTTTTTTCGAGTCTAAGCCCAGTTTGACTAGAATAGCCCCCCACCGTTCTTTTTCCACTGCTTTTCGGCATCCTCTAGTTCCATATCTCGTAGCTCCTTTTCTGTTGGTGCTCTGTTTGGATCTTCCTCTACCCAATTTGCTTTGGGCCCTTTATAGAGACTTTTAGACTTCCGATATATGTTTGCGTTTGATGCAAGCTCATCGCCGCGTGGTCTAGATGAATGCTCCTTACCTGTGCTCctgctttctttctttactgTTACTCCTTCCGTCGGATGAGAGGAATTGTGGGAGCCCTCTCCTCTTTGACGCTGAACTTCAGGCTTTTTGGGAATTCTGCCAGGGCTCCTACTACGATCATCACGCCTCCTTGCGATTCCAACACTTCGTTCACCAGTTGTTTCAACTCTCTTGAGCCCTGAATTTCCACGGCGCTCTCTGTCATTAGACTTTCCGCCTGCGAAATCAGTAgtatccatcttcttcctggCAGGCTCAGTAAGATCTGCATTCTTGCCCCTTTCTGCGGTTTTTGGTCTGCGGCGCGATTCTAAAGCTGCGGTatcattatcttcatcaGACGGAAATAATTCCCTTGCTAAAGAACTCCTGATTGGCATTTTATCTTGTGCtgttctctctcctcctcttcccaccCTCTCCTTGCCACCTACTGCAGACTTCGGATTgcaagtttttttttgtgagACGAATAAAGATTCGGGATCAGATTCACTGTCTGATTCCAGAAACGGTCCCTTCCTTGGTTTGCTTTTTTCGTTATTGGCTTTTGTTGGTCTAGACAAAGTTGGGGGTTTACTAGAGACGATTTTACTATTCGACACCTTCAAAGGTCCCTTGCTTGGTTTGTTTCTTTCGTTTTTGGCGTCTGTTTGTCTAGATGAAGTTAAGAGATTACGATTACTAGAGACTATTTCACTACCGGAATCGGAATTAGTCTCTGACACCAGAAAAGGTCCCACCTTTAcatcctttctttttttattggCTTTTTCCGGTTGAGACGAAGTTTGTGGATGAGTACTTTTTGATATGTCTGTTCTGGCCCTTGGCTGTTCAGATGGAgctgaaggagaagatggaagaggtTTGCCCTGGGCGTCAAAAACCCAGCCCTTCGATGCCCAGGCAGTCATTACGCGGTTCATTTTATTCCTTGGCTGCATAAAAATGTTAGTATGCAAACAATAGccctttttttaatttgaataatactTACATCGTGCTCTTCAGAAAGATATCTGTCGAGTGTCCTCGCTTCATCAATTAAATTCCTAGATTTAGTACCGACTTTGACATAACATTTGACTCTCTCGCGATCTTCTGGTGTAGTTTGATCAGCATTTGCATATTCAACCTTCGACTTTCTGAAGACTATAATTCTTCTTACGGTCTTGCCGCGGTCGTTTAATTCAGCAGGAAAATATATGTAGTGACTGCTGGTACCTGTTGTGGTTGTTAATGCCTCAAAACCACGAGAGTTTGACATGGTGAAAGTATAGATGTTTAATAGTTAATGTTTGGTGTGGGATAATAGTTTTTTGACAGTGGAGATGAAGTGTCTTTCTATACAACGAAATGGGTTGAAATGTGAGATATAAACTCCATCCTAATATCTCTCATCACAATATATACACCACGAACCAACAAACCAAGTGGATGCCCTGAGCTAAAAAGTGTCAACTTTTTTCTAAACTCGATAATTGCCCACGTGAGGAGGCCAATTAAGTGGACGGTGAAATATCCAGATGAGACCCTCATGGTAGGTGCTATGAACTTGGTCTCAACCGACCTCGCCGGCCCGGGGTGTACGTATTTTCTGATATCGATGAATTGATGCTATTAATAGTAGGGCCTTCGAAAATAGATGtattttcaacaacaaaGCATACAGAATGTTCAAAATCTTTAGAGATATGACAATCAAGCTCTATTACAAGCattgaatcttttcaatatggACAATAGTCCAAATCATTGAAAGCCCTGATTAATTGCCCGTGTTGAATGCACGAGCTTGCGCAAATGATTCTTGCCTTTTCCATGGACTATGGCCCCTCAGTGCTAATCGAAGATgttcaatattgatttaacAGCTCATTTTTGCCAAACTACAGGTGATCAGTTGAAAAAATACACTGATGAGTTGCCGGGTATAAATCGCCAACACCTGTATCAATGCAACTTTGGAGGCCATCAAGTGGCCAGGATCTGTATGATTCacttgtattttttttttttcttttcaaacatGTATACGGTCCTCTACATTAACCCTGGATAATACTTTATAACTCTATGACATCTTATCTTAAATGTTCTCCGGTTATTGATTGTTGGCCTCTGAGTGTCTTACCAGAAGGAATCCAGTTTACATTCGGGGTCTGACCAGCAGTACTACTAACAAGGCCATTTTATGGTACGCACTAAGCGTGAGTTGATGTTTTAATTATCGGCCAATTGAATGGTAGTCTTTCATGCATAAACGGCCTATAATAGGCCGCTTTGTATCTGATATGCCACATTCTACCCCTATATTGAGGTCAGCGAATTCGAAATTCGAGCCTACGTGTTAGTACTGACCACAAATTTCCGAATACAATTTGTATTTCAAGAAGCCGATGAGACGAAACgcatatctttcttcttttatatcaaattcgaaTTGCCACTTTTGGGTTTTTATCAAATTGCTATTTTCAGCATACTCTGTCAGAAGATTTTGTAGAGCTTTTACTCCACTTTTGACACACATTCCTGGCTTAGGATACTATAGTGATAAATAAACTGAGTAGACAATAGGAGAATATATAAGCGAAGAGGTTAATAGTCTAGACGTATAGTAGAACCTGTTTATAGTGATATTTTTTTACTGAATTCGTTGATTTTTGAGTAGCTATAGTAACATTCCtctatatattgatatagtggattcgtagaagcaaacgaagtggaaatgtactccatgtattatgtaatcatatatctccaTAGCaggccattttcatatttgcagattCATAAAACCCCTTCTGATTGGTCATAAGTAATGTGCCGACGCTAGGGCAGGGTTGTTCCGGCCGATGAGGAGGGAGGCTAAATTGTTATAGAACAATTTCAATCCAGTACATACATAaccttttgaagatatataaactaattattaaagatatattctattagaGTTTATTATAcgcttttcaaatatattattcttattactTTCTAAGCTCtaattgtaaagttatatatcaataactTGTAGATATCTCACTATAAATCTAACCAGTCATCAGGtcgaaatctcaatattcttGATTAGTAAGCAGTCAGGTTATGTAAgcgagaattagaaagagaattaggaagagaattaggaagagaattaggaagagaattaggaagagaattaggaagagaattaggaagagaattaggaagagaattaggaagagaattagaaagggaattagaaaagagaataagagaagataataagagaagagaataagaaagagaataagaaagagaataagaaagagagttAGAAAGAGAGTTAGAAAGAGAGTTAGAAAGAGAGttagaaagagatttatGACATATATTGCTATATATTTTAACCATATCAAATAACtagattattagaaatagtataaatattctttaacTACTATCTGACTATCGTATAACAGTCACTGCCATCCATCGTGATTCTATTGTTTTAACACAACCCTCTAGAAgaacttctttttttgaatttccatATAGATCAGAATTCGTATGATACAGATTGCTCTAACAATTAGTTATACGATATCGTAGGATCTACAGTAGATTCTAATATATCTGGCACAACATCGAAGGGCGCTGTAACATCTATTATATACCCTTTAGCTAGCTTGTTTAATTTATGTATAATTCAATAGAAACCAGATAATGTCCAACCCTGCGTAGCGAGACACCCTGTGTGCCGAGACAGACCAGCAAAATTGGATGAATTTCGAGATAAATATATTGCTAAATTAAGAGAAATAGTGTGAAGAATACATTACGAAGTCTGAATATGAACATTTTTTATTGTTGTTGGCTTCAAAGAGATAACTGCTCTATTTATCTGATAATTAggtaaagttatattattctctttctactAAGGATCAATCTCTAGTTCATTTATCTGCCATTCAAGTAATATTGCACGGGAAGACAATGTATTAGGGTGATTAGTACCTATAATCCTAGTCAGTAATAATACACATTCTTCCATAAGATTAAGGGCCTCTTCATCTCGGCCAAGTCCCTTCCATGTGAGGGCAAGATTATTCATGCTGGTCAGCGTGTCTGGATGCTCCTGCCCTAACACTCTCAAActcgtctccatcacttgCACCTCCAAGTCTTCGGCCTCCTTCCAGCGTCCCTGATTCCGGTATGTCGAAGCCAAGTTGGCCATGCTGGTCAGCGTGGAAGGATGCTCCTGCCCTAACACCCTCTTTctcgtctccatcacttgCACCTCCAAGTCTTCGGCCTCCTTCCAGCGTCCCTGATTCCGGTATGTCGAAGCCAAGTTGGCTATGCTGGTCAGTGTGTTTGGATGCTCCTGCCCTAACACCTTCAAACTCGTCTCCATCACGTATATGTTCAAGTCTTCGGCCTCCTTCCAGCGTCCCTGATTCCGGTATGTCGAAGCCAAGTTGGCCATGCTGGTCAGCGTGGAAGGATGCTCCTGCCCTAACACCTTCAAActcgtctccatcacttgCACCTCCAAGTCTTCGGCCTCCTTCCAGCGTCCCTGATTCCGGTATGTCGAAGCCAAGTTGGCCATGCTGGTCAGCGTGGAAGGATGCTCCTGCCCTAACACCTTCAAActcgtctccatcacttgCACCTCCAAGTCTTCGGCCTCCTTCCAGCGTCCCTGATTCCGGTATGTCGAAGCCAAGTTGGCTATGCTGGTCAGTGTGTCTGGATGCTCCTGCCCTAACACCTTCAAActcgtctccatcacttgCACGTCCAAGTCTTCGGCCTCCTTCCAGCGTCCCTGATTCCGGTATGTCGAAGCCAAGTTGGCCATGCTGGTCAGCGTGGAAGGATGCTCCTGCCCTAACACCCTCTTTctcgtctccatcacttgCACCTCCAAGTCTTCGGCCTCCTTCCAGCGTCCCTGATTCCGGTATGTCGAAGCCAAGTTGGCTATGCTGGTCAGCGTGGAAGGATGCTCCTGCCCTAACACCCTCTTTctcgtctccatcacttgCACGTCCAAGTCTTCGGCCTCCTTCCAGCGTCCCTGATTCCAAAATGTCGAAGCCAAGTTGGCCATACTGATCAGTGTGTCTGGATGCTCCTGCCCTAACACCCTCTTTctcgtctccatcacttgCACCTCCAAGTCTTCGGCCTCCTTCCAGCGTCCCTGATTCCGGTATGTCGAAGCCAAGTTGGCTATGCTGGTCAGTGTGTTTGGATGCTCCTGCCCTAACACCTTCAAACTCGTCTCCATCACGTATATGTTCAAGTCTTCGGCCTCCTTCCAGCGTCCCTGATTCCGGTATGTCGAAGCCAAGTTGGCCATGCTGGTCAGCGTGGAAGGATGCTCCTGCCCTAACACCTTCAAActcgtctccatcacttgCACCTCCAAGTCTTCGGCCTCCTTCCAGCGTCCCTGATTCCGGTATGTCGAAGCCAAGTTGGCTATGCTGGTCAGTGTGTTTGGATGCTCCTGCCCTAACACCTTCAAACTCGTCTCCATCACGTATATGTTCAAGTCTTCGGCCTCCTTCCAGCGTCCCTGATTCCGGTATGTCGAAGCCAAGTTGGCCATGCTGGTCAGCGTGGAAGGATGCTCCTGCCCTAACACCCTCTTTctcgtctccatcacttgCACCTCCAAGTCTTCGGCCTCCTTCCAGCGTCCCTGATTCCAAAATGTCGAAGCCAAGTTGGCTATGCTGGTCAGTGTGTCTGGATGCTCCTGCCCTAACACCTTCAAActcgtctccatcacttgCACGTCCAAGTCTTCGGCCTCCTTCCAGCGTCCCTGATTCCGGTATGTCGAAGCCAAGTTGGCCATGCTGGTCAGCGTGGAAGGATGCTCCTGCCCTAACACCCTCTTTctcgtctccatcacttgCACCTCCAAGTCTTCGGCCTCCTTCCAGCGTCCCTGATTCCGGTATGTCGAAGCCAAGTTGGCTATGCTGGTCAGCGTGGAAGGATGCTCCTGCCCTAACACCCTCTTTctcgtctccatcacttgCACGTCCAAGTCTTCGGCCTCCTTCCAGCGTCCCTGATTCCAAAATGTCGAAGCCAAGTTGGCCATACTGATCAGTGTGTCTGGATGCTCCTGCCCTAACACCCTCTTTctcgtctccatcacttgCACCTCCAAGTCTTCGGCCTCCTTCCAGCGTCCCTGATTCCGGTATGTCGAAGCCAAGTTGGCTATGCTGGTCAGCGTGAAAGGATGCTCCTGCCCTAACACCTTCAAActcgtctccatcacttgCACGTCCAAGTCTTCGGCCTCCTTCCAGCGTCCCTGATTCCAAAATGTCGAAGCCAAGTTGGCCATGCTGGTCAGCGTGGAAGGATGCTCCTGCCCTAACACCTTCAAActcgtctccatcacttgCACCTCCAAGTCTTCGGCCTCCTTCCAGCGTCCCTGATTCCAAAATGTCGAAGCCAAGTTGGCCATGCTGGTCAGTGTGAAAGGATGCTCCTGTCCGAAAACACTCTTGTGCCTCTCCATTACTTCCACAAACGGTGCCTCAGCCTCATTATATCGTCCATCACTAAGGAGACACTCCCCAAATCTCCGCGACAGAGCAATCCGGGTTTCTCCATCTTTGCCAGCTTCATCAGACATTAGCGCATAACATACATGTGGCAAATACGTCCTCCATGCAGTTCTATTTTGGTGGTCATCGTCTGGGAATACTTCCTCTAATCGTATAATCGCCCTTTCGGTCCACTGGGTGATCAAATCATTTTGCTGAAGCCAATTTCTCGTTGCGAGATGCACTAGTCGGTGAAGATTAAGAGCTTGGTCTGCTACTCGCTTAATAATAAACGAGTAAGCGTCAAGTGTCCCAATTGCAtctatctctttttttcGAGACCTTCCTGCCGGAAGAAGAGACTGGGGAATATCCTTGGGGTCTATACACGCCATAAACGATAGGTAGTCGGCTGCAAGAGGGTCGCGATACCGTATC
Above is a genomic segment from Botrytis cinerea B05.10 chromosome 4, complete sequence containing:
- the Bcpks20 gene encoding Bcpks20, which produces MNVNDLIHRVTWSPASLSEEPLRFERVVFLTGDEEPDEILSTYRKQLNDEGYETEVVRDPMEIIPLLTLDTIVVHIPHAAKAKDEVYEAVTKSCTSLIIAAKALCQHHQLDKSKTYKLFSLIKKDLGIRDLGYAPLYGLARVIKMEIPELFGGLFEDDKIGFPLLPIKYAQGFDVVRVCNGVAQTASLQPFQDLSNDRKMPQLNPQGTYLITGGTGGLGREVAIWMAMRGARSILLVSRCGLPSAPNGEPRDANIDRLVSRITELEAIGATIHVLAIDLSKPDADSTLREAIDNLNIPPIKGVVHAAGITCFDTLERCTTSDIANVLAPKVVGGLILDKIFPPGTLDFFTLVSSIGQLSGSPGQLTYAPANAFLDGLATQRRREGDNSVSIQWTCWRNVGVAPQSMSSTRTVDRGLNIRGITEICREEAFEAWDRITSLKTDHAVVVRALELDENEPLRHPILKNITPRKKEKRKVMLTSYNSYPENAVAVVGMACRTAAGDTAEDLWEAIQTGRTTEREIDSKRFPDAVMKDKMWGNFLSDIDSFDHRFFKKSKREAMALDPHQRTILETTYHALESATCFGGGQKQEAETHERTQNKDTTGCFIGMIAPDYSLNLASHPASPYTGIGMHRSYVAGRLSHHFGWTGPSQTIDTACSSSMVAIHQACRSIQTGECTRAVAGGVNLITNLVLYDALRVGGFLSKTAGCKAFDVGADGYCRGEAVGVVVLKSLNKALKDGDHIQGVLLATGNNQNMNHTSITNPVLESQTALYRDVLARAGVNPEDISYVEAHGTGTRAGDPIEIKSIRQVLGGKDRHSILQIGSVKSNIGHAEGASGIVSLIKVLLMMKHGKIPIQAQFRTLNTNIPALETDKMAISTSLQKQWSDDLRLALVNNFGASGSNASVVVAPPPPRSSSSSTLLTDRAISTASISALPFFISAASRASLLTYCNKLKTQIGEGSLSSESTPNLAFNLATKQNRQLQHVYCTTATSLTDLQAQLGDFEEHTMTSKKPKPIVLLFGGQNGNTVPSAKHFYDSSLLFQTHLHKCDDVIRSLGLPSLFPVVLQGIQGDSDLVLRHAAMFSIQYSCGMSWIDSGVKPQVICGHSFGEWTALTISGAMTLKDGMRLITGQYSRASIIQKSWGNDTGSMIAIEATLTSTNTTPNKHLETFYEKHPDIKLDIACYNGPNQYVVAGRTINMELLELHLQDKIASGEKLSFKVLKDVHAYHSAMADSIVGECAKLSSEISFQKPTLPFESCHQSLWTGPGSNIIARHTRSPVYFGRTISRVASRLGPCIFLEAGFGSPIINMTRNALSQAHPLAEHSYVAINGKDLVRSLADATVTLWKNGQPHVQFWPFHRSQRMSYESIAIPPYQFEKDRHWLDYIDPSADKKSKPDEHSTNLTGECPHCLKNINDFPYIVQDKSQIQPVDRFVFKVDTRSKRYQELVGGHSVTGSSICPASMYLELSSHAVVLVYRPQVMAANSEITIDSLEIRAALGLDTQRLVKVILTKKAEKSWNFELSSTKNNEKPISHATGNISLHERNGRIIDEQAEKNMWRHITSLLDEDTDDIEAVRGAMVYKIFGKMVKYSSIYRGLRHLAGRDSEGAGEVSMPKEDLDTMARTPNDTISDPLILDNFIQVPGAFMNSICEDEDEVDSGASFVCTGIETVRPLNSIQGEGKYRVYTKIVRDNNKETVLDLFAFDKQSRKIVFSAQGIKFSRLPRNKLAKMLARANPGINSKEESPGFSKAAASTPAPKSSSQTIINGPTKKYKKDRTDVVDILSGVQKILSISLEVPVRMVTKQATLDELGADSLVSSEIQAKISEKFKIDISTRDFEQLIDIASLCDLISSRISGEVSDTSSNNFENQNPVSIIEKADNTNSDWQKTVFEILSQSLDVSVAEIEMDSILDDLGADSLVATEIVSNLNEAFSLDIQTAEFASIVDVASIFSLIPGASDVDSIQTPMNTPPKSSRASPTPDSGSSAAPYTGIDLIENNEGTTSTNYNAASVHAAFKEIRHGFDIHAKTTNYLGYWDKVYPEQLKTVAAFIIEAFEKLGCPIRHFRHGEKLPAVALTLNKYKRDILRLWEILEEAGVVEKIGDEFACGPAAKDYDNKAMSAEYLSKKIIAEFSHYLPINNIISLIGPQLADSLTGKVNPISILYGDDKGRSLLDDFYFTTPDVQAASRLLSDFISAIIRARISENEPLHILEVGAGTGGTTKHLIPFLQATGLPFTYTFTDLSRSLVARAMNTTFKDIKNMKFIKLNIEETPPEELLGLYHIVVSTNCVHATRNLSYSLSNIHKLLRPNIGCVVLLEGTQKLAWLDIVFGLLDGWWLFNDGRQYAMQSVWAWERDMQAAGFAHVDWSDGTTRESRSFRAICGMLADTEDPCPAKTTSILLHRAISTSENRNLFLVPGGFGFGAVFRGLSPSLAVVKNVSVYALDSPFTIIKPDPKQPPKIEELAAIYVAEIKRKQPEGPYLIGGYSMGGVVAYEIVRQLLEDDNEVEKLFMIDTACPTFSASLPKALVDFLDSIIEVRATNPAEIKDKRIGKNEHSTLGNQQLIRYKVSKLPGKKIPSAVLFLAREGLDKQKKIPRPEVSPEEQRTVDWFLNDRLGDESLGWEELLEDVTVIPAEGNHFSMMKRALISDWGVKLAEILSAI